The genomic window GAAACCGTGGAAACCTGTAATGGTAAAGAATAGGTTAGAGAACTGTAAGGCTGCTGTATAAGAAATATCATTAGTAAAATACGGTTGTAATGCTGCTGATATCGCTGCAGGATCAGTTAAACCTGTTGCAGGATTTTGACCAAACCAGAAGCCTACGTGGTGTAAGTGGCTCCACTCCAATGCCTGACAGCCAACAAAAGCCATACCGCCTAAGATGGTCCAAATCATCCATTTTACTACTTCCTTTTTAGAATTACGATGACCTGCCTCTACAGCCAATACCATGGTAACAGAAGACATGATCAAAATAAAGGTCATGATACCTACAAAAACCAAAGGTTGGCCATGATCTGCAATACCTGGGATAGATTGGAATATTTTATCAGCATCAATCCAAGTAGGTTGCGCAAATTTTTGAGCACCGTAGTAAATCAAGAATGATGAAAATGTAAATGCGTCTGACACTAGGAAAAACCACATCATTATTTTACCATATTCTATCGACCATGGTTCACGACCACCGGCCCAAGGTGTGGTTTTAACTTCGTCTAATTTTGATAATGAATCCATTTAATAATTAGTATAATAGTTTGTTAAAAAATTAACTGTTCAAAAGTAAAAAAACATATAGATAAATCCATAAGATATCTATAAAATGCCAAAATATTGAGGTAATATCTTGGCGATATTCTGCAACTTCTTGCGATACATTTTTGTAGTTGCCCATTAAGCTACTGGTTACAAAGGCCAAACCACCGATAATGTGTAACAAGTGGAAACCCGATACAATATAGATCATGGAAATAGCAGCATTGTTATTTACCAATACTGCCCCAGTTTGGTAAAGGCTTGTCCAGCCCTGAAACTGCATTACACCAAATGCAATTCCTAAAACAAAAGTTATCCATAAAAATAAGCGCTGTTTACCCCTGTCTCCTTTTTTTAAAGCTCTGGCCGCTAAAAAAAGACAAACACTGCTTACCAGCAATACGCCTGTACTATAGCTAAAAACTTCTGGCAATATCAAACCATGACCTTTGCCTTTAGAAGCCATAAAAACTAGATAATAACTAGTCCACCCCCCAAACATAATGGTTGATGAAACTACGAATAGCCAAACTAAAAATTTCTTAGACTTTAAGCCAATAGAAAACTCTTCCTTTTGTTGTAATGTACTCACCATTTCTATATTACTAAATCAAATAACAAAATTAACTGTACCAATGGAATATAAAAGAATGAACAAAACATCACTTTCTTAGCACTTGCTGTATCCATTTTTACCATCAACTG from Pedobacter sp. SL55 includes these protein-coding regions:
- a CDS encoding cytochrome c oxidase subunit 3, whose protein sequence is MDSLSKLDEVKTTPWAGGREPWSIEYGKIMMWFFLVSDAFTFSSFLIYYGAQKFAQPTWIDADKIFQSIPGIADHGQPLVFVGIMTFILIMSSVTMVLAVEAGHRNSKKEVVKWMIWTILGGMAFVGCQALEWSHLHHVGFWFGQNPATGLTDPAAISAALQPYFTNDISYTAALQFSNLFFTITGFHGFHVTVGIILNIIILFMVLNNTFEKRGSYLMIEKVGLYWHFVDLVWVFVFTFFYLI
- a CDS encoding cytochrome c oxidase subunit 3; the protein is MVSTLQQKEEFSIGLKSKKFLVWLFVVSSTIMFGGWTSYYLVFMASKGKGHGLILPEVFSYSTGVLLVSSVCLFLAARALKKGDRGKQRLFLWITFVLGIAFGVMQFQGWTSLYQTGAVLVNNNAAISMIYIVSGFHLLHIIGGLAFVTSSLMGNYKNVSQEVAEYRQDITSIFWHFIDILWIYLYVFLLLNS